A region of Pseudomonas putida DNA encodes the following proteins:
- the rfaD gene encoding ADP-glyceromanno-heptose 6-epimerase, which translates to MTIIVTGAAGFIGSNLVQALNQRNETEIIAVDDLTAGDKFRNLADGEIADYLDKDDFLERFRRGQFGKIRAVLHQGACSSTVESDGRFMMANNYRFTRELLEIAQGQQVPFLYASSAAVYGAGQAFREQRDHERPLNVYGYSKCLFDQYVRRQLPVSRSQVVGLRYFNVYGPREQHKGAMASVALHCFNQYQAHGKVCLFGSYGGYDSGSHLRDFVAVDDVVKVNMFFLEHPHVSGIFNVGSGRAQSFNDVALAVINRLRKYQGQPPLSLEIALLEGVLEYCEFPEHLRGKYQCFTCADLERLRAAGYTSATLTAEQGVSRYCDWLQGNRYPTTDPPFFTPLPSCLVTPET; encoded by the coding sequence ATGACCATTATCGTAACCGGTGCTGCGGGATTCATCGGCAGCAATCTCGTGCAGGCGCTCAACCAACGCAACGAGACCGAGATCATCGCCGTCGATGACCTGACCGCTGGCGACAAATTCCGCAATCTGGCCGACGGTGAAATCGCCGACTACCTGGACAAGGACGACTTCCTGGAGCGTTTCCGTCGCGGTCAATTTGGCAAGATACGCGCCGTGCTGCACCAAGGCGCGTGTTCAAGTACTGTCGAAAGCGACGGTCGTTTCATGATGGCCAACAATTATCGCTTCACTCGAGAGTTGCTTGAGATTGCCCAGGGCCAACAGGTTCCGTTCCTGTACGCCTCATCGGCGGCGGTTTATGGCGCTGGCCAGGCCTTTCGTGAACAGCGCGATCATGAGCGCCCACTGAACGTCTATGGCTATTCCAAATGCCTGTTCGATCAGTACGTACGCCGGCAGTTGCCGGTGTCCCGCAGCCAAGTGGTTGGGTTACGGTATTTCAATGTCTACGGGCCCCGCGAACAGCATAAAGGCGCGATGGCGTCTGTGGCCTTGCACTGTTTCAACCAATACCAGGCCCACGGCAAAGTCTGCCTGTTCGGCAGCTACGGCGGTTACGACAGCGGCAGCCATCTGCGTGATTTCGTTGCGGTGGATGACGTGGTCAAGGTCAATATGTTCTTCCTTGAACACCCGCATGTGAGTGGCATCTTCAATGTCGGTAGCGGGCGCGCTCAGTCGTTCAATGATGTTGCCCTGGCGGTGATCAATCGGCTGCGCAAGTATCAAGGCCAACCCCCGTTGTCCCTGGAGATCGCCTTGCTGGAAGGTGTACTGGAGTACTGCGAATTTCCCGAGCATTTGCGGGGCAAGTACCAGTGTTTCACCTGTGCCGACCTGGAACGCTTGCGCGCTGCAGGCTACACCTCGGCAACATTAACGGCCGAACAAGGGGTAAGCCGTTACTGCGACTGGTTACAAGGCAACCGATACCCGACAACTGATCCGCCTTTCTTCACCCCGCTACCTTCATGCTTGGTGACGCCCGAAACATAA